In one Nicotiana tomentosiformis chromosome 6, ASM39032v3, whole genome shotgun sequence genomic region, the following are encoded:
- the LOC138894422 gene encoding uncharacterized protein, translated as MEYLSRSLKTMKDNKQFKFHPKYARVNLVQLGFADDLLLFCRGDMRSFKILHQHFQMFSAASSLIANPNKICIYFGSVSNLLQQQIMDILGYTKGELPFRYLGVPLRTKRLSVIQCEPLIERMLNMIQSWTTKFLSYAGRAVLVKKPKSASCVIQRIFKARSYFEDAGFTEEDVQKMEKYSVKQIYKAMHGEFSKMTWRKLVCNNQGLPKWIFILRLTIEQRLATKERLARWGIISEQTCSLCQRENETVHHLFFDCEISRDIWQHLLKWQGIQRTKKAWQEELTWLEQFGKGKSGGAAVCRMTIAAAVYHIWQEKNNVMFKKKRPTNAILRLIIQEMHVRATIFPRLD; from the exons ATGGAGTACCTAAGTAGATCACTGAAGACAATGAAGGACAACAAACAGTTTAAATTCCATCCAAAGTATGCCAGAGTCAATCTAGTTCAGTTGGGATTTGCTGATGATCTACTTCTATTTTGTAGAGGAGACATGCGATCATTTAAGATACTACACCAGCACTTTCAAATGTTTTCAGCAGCCTCAAGTCTAATTGCAAATCCGAACAAAATTTGTATTTACTTTGGTAGTGTGAGCAACTTGCTTCAGCAGCAAATTATGGACATACTAGGCTACACTAAAGGTGAACTACCTTTCAGATATCTGGGTGTCCCACTGAGAACTAAGAGGTTATCTGTTATTCAATGTGAGCCCTTAATAGAGAGGATGTTAAACATGATTCAAAGTTGGACAACAAAATTTCTTTCATATGCAGGAAGAGCAGTGTTAGTTAAGA AGCCCAAGAGTGCATCATGTGTCATCCAAAGGATATTCAAAGCTAGGAGCTACTTTGAAGATGCTGGATTTACAGAAGAGGATGTACAGAAGATGGAGAAATACTCTGTTAAACAAATATACAAAGCCATGCATGGAGAATTTTCAAAGATGACATGGAGGAAATTAGTATGCAACAATCAGGGACTGCCCAAGTGGATATTCATACTAAGGCTGACAATAGAACAAAGGCTTGCTACAAAAGAAAGATTAGCAAGATGGGGGATCATTTCTGAGCAAACATGCTCACTATGCCAAAGAGAGAATGAAACAGTGCATCATCTATTCTTTGATTGTGAGATATCAAGAGATATATGGCAGCACCTACTAAAGTGGCAAGGTATACAGAGAACAAAGAAAGCTTGGCAGGAGGAGTTGACATGGCTAGAACAGTTTGGCAAAGGAAAGAGTGGAGGTGCAGCAGTATGTAGAATGACCATAGCAGCTGCAGTCTACCATATTTGGCAAGAAAAAAATAATGTGATGTTTAAGAAGAAGAGACCAACCAATGCTATACTACGATTGATCATTCAGGAAATGCATGTCAGGGCAACCATATTCCCCCGATTAGATTGA